The following coding sequences are from one Ooceraea biroi isolate clonal line C1 chromosome 5, Obir_v5.4, whole genome shotgun sequence window:
- the LOC105283077 gene encoding uncharacterized protein LOC105283077, producing the protein MYLTPRFDSYSRCITSCAMDYITGDKLHLISISRQSSRLGQSVNGSCKMSSNEVDEIVHIAEKQQSCSKITRNMIQLIFRLHYRKMQLKTAAEHSAGALTRGTSPRRKETTRRQQRGARRTGGTASTRAHASEEKQG; encoded by the exons ATTCCTATTCCCGATGTATAACATCATGCGCGATGGATTATATAACAGGCGACAAACTACACTTGATAAGTATTTCG AGACAATCGAGCAGACTTGGGCAATCAGTGAATGGATCATGCAAGATGTCGAGTAACGAAGTTGACGAAATCGTTCATATAGCAGAGAAACAGCAAT CTTGTTCGAAAATCACCAGGAACATGATTCAACTCATCTTCCGCCTGCATTACCGTAAGATGCAGTTGAAAACCGCTGCAGAACACTCAGCTGGAGCTCTGACACGAGGTACTTCgccgagaagaaaagagacgaCGAGACGGCAACAGCGCGGCGCTCGACGGACGGGTGGCACCGcttccacgcgcgcgcacgcgagcgaGGAAAAACAaggataa